The following are encoded together in the Bos taurus isolate L1 Dominette 01449 registration number 42190680 breed Hereford chromosome 17, ARS-UCD2.0, whole genome shotgun sequence genome:
- the CRKL gene encoding crk-like protein yields the protein MSSARFDSSDRSAWYMGPVSRQEAQTRLQGQRHGVFLVRDSSTCPGDYVLSVSENSRVSHYIINSLPNRRFKIGDQEFDHLPALLEFYKIHYLDTTTLIEPAPRYPSPPVGSVSAPSLPAAEETLEYVRTLYDFPGNDAEDLPFKKGEILVIVEKPEEQWWSARNKDGRVGMIPVPYVEKLVRASAQGKPGNRNSSSYGVPEPAHAYAQPQTTAPPPAAGAPGAAVSPLPSTQNGPVFAKAIQKRVPCAYDKTALALEVGDIVKVTRMNINGQWEGEVNGRKGLFPFTHVKIIDPQNPDESE from the exons ATGTCCTCCGCCAGGTTCGACTCCTCGGACCGCTCGGCCTGGTACATGGGGCCCGTGTCTCGCCAGGAGGCGCAGACCCGGCTCCAGGGCCAGCGCCACGGCGTGTTCCTCGTCCGCGACTCCTCCACCTGCCCCGGGGACTACGTGCTGTCCGTGTCCGAGAACTCGCGCGTGTCCCACTACATCATCAACTCGCTGCCCAACCGCCGCTTCAAGATCGGGGACCAGGAGTTCGACCACCTGCCGGCCCTGCTGGAGTTCTACAAGATCCACTACCTGGACACCACCACGCTCATCGAGCCGGCGCCCAG GTACCCCAGCCCGCCGGTGGGCTCTGTGTCCGCACCCAGCCTGCCCGCCGCGGAGGAGACCCTGGAGTACGTGCGGACTCTGTACGACTTCCCTGGGAACGACGCCGAGGACCTGCCCTTCAAGAAGGGCGAGATCCTGGTGATCGTCGAGAAGCCGGAGGAGCAGTGGTGGAGCGCCCGGAACAAGGACGGCCGGGTGGGGATGATCCCCGTGCCCTACGTGGAGAAGCTCGTGCGGGCCTCGGCCCAGGGCAAGCCTGGGAACAGGAATTCCAGCAGCTACGGGGTCCCCGAGCCCGCCCACGCATACGCACAGCCGCAGACCACGGCGCCCCCACCGGCCGCCGGCGCCCCCGGGGCCGCGGTCAGCCCCCTGCCGTCCACACAGAACGGACCTGTCTTTGCGAAAGCAATTCAGAAACGCGTGCCCTGTGCTTACGACAAGACGGCCCTGGCCTTAGAG GTGGGTGACATCGTGAAGGTCACGAGGATGAACATCAACGGCCAGTGGGAGGGCGAGGTGAACGGGCGCAAAGGGCTCTTTCCCTTCACGCACGTCAAGATCATCGACCCCCAGAACCCGGACGAGAGCGAGTGA